In the Ursus arctos isolate Adak ecotype North America unplaced genomic scaffold, UrsArc2.0 scaffold_5, whole genome shotgun sequence genome, one interval contains:
- the SCGB3A2 gene encoding secretoglobin family 3A member 2, translating to MKLVTVFLLVTISICSYSATAFLIDSLPGAINEALPLPVDNILPFMDPLKLLLKTLGISVEHLVEGLRKCVNELGPEASEAVKKLLEALSHLV from the exons ATGAAGCTGGTAACTGTGTTTCTGCTGGTGACCATCAGCATTTGCAGTTACTCTG CTACCGCCTTCCTCATCGACAGTTTGCCAGGTGCTATCAATGAAGCCTTACCTTTACCTGTGGACAATATTCTCCCCTTTATGGATCCATTAAAGCTTCTTCTGAAAACTCTGGGCATTTCTGTTGAGCACCTTGTGGAAGGGCTAAGAAAGTGTGTGAATGAGCTGGGACCAGAGGCCTCTGAGGCAGTGAAGAAACTGCTG GAGGCGCTGTCGCATTTGGTGTGA
- the CUNH5orf46 gene encoding uncharacterized protein C5orf46 homolog has translation MAVSVLRLTIVLGLLVFILTCQADDKPDDKPDDSDKNPEPEFPKFLNLLGTEIIENAVEFILRSMTRSTGFMEFDDKRGEHSAK, from the exons ATGGCTGTCTCAGTGCTGCGGCTGACAATTGTCCTAGGACTACTTGTCTTCATCCTGACTTGCCAGGCTG atgaCAAACCAGATGACAAGCCAGATGACTCAGACAAAAACCCAGAGCCAGAATTCCCAAAATTCCTAAACCTCTTGGGCACAGAGATCATTGAGAATGCAGTGGAGTTCATCCTCCGCTCTATGACTAGGAGCAC aggaTTTATGGAATTTGATGATAAACGAGGAGAGCATTCAGCAAAGTGA